In Alphaproteobacteria bacterium, the genomic stretch AGATCGAAGATATCGACGAACCAGCCCAGCGAACAAACCAAAATCGCATAGGTCGTACTACGATCGCCAATATCGCGGGACCAATTGAACGCCATGCGAAAGCCTTTCAGAAGGGTCAGGCGATGATGTCGGGCATCAGCATGTTTTCAAGTTTGGCAATTTGGTCCTTAACTTGCAATTTTCTTTTCTTGAGGCGCTGGACCTGTATCAGATCAGGTACGGTGCGCTGGCTCAGGGCCGTGATCGCATCGTCAAGGTCGCGGTGCTCCGCCTTTAACGTGGCCAGCTTTTCTACCAATTGTTCCTGATCAACAATCATTTATGGGGCGCAACCGTAGCAAAATAGGGGCTCCCGCGCCTTTGGCGGGGTGGCTCCCTATATCAGAAAATTCGTCAAAATGCTATTTTTCTTGCTAATTTCAGGGATAGCCGATTCTCGCAGTCAGGAAGCCAGCCCGTGACCCAGAAGCCAATCAAGCGCATAGCCATCCTGACCAGTGGCGGCGATTGCGCCGGCCTTAACGCCATTATCCGATCCGCCGTGCTGCGCGCCGCCAGCTATGGCTGGGAAATGCTCGGTATCCTTGATGGTGCGCACGGCCTGTTTTTTGATCCGCCGCAGGTACAGCCGTTGACGGTCCAGGATGTCGATACGCTCATGTTGCGGCGCGGCGGAACCATCCTCGGCACCACCAACAAGGGGGATCCCTTCGCCTACCCCATGCCCGATGGCACGGTAAAGGACCGCTCGGATGAACTCCTTGTGCAATGGAACAAGCTGGGCTGCGACGCGCTGATCGGTATCGGCGGCGACGGCAGCCAGGCCATCCTGCTCAAGCTTGCACAAAAAGGCGGGTTTAACCTGATCGGCGTTCCCAAAACCATCGATAACGATCTCGGCATGACAGAAACTTCCGTCGGGTTCGATACCGCGGTCGCGGTGGCGACCGAAGCGCTTGATCGCCTGCAGCCGACCGCAGCCAGCCACGACCGGATCATGGTGCTTGAAGTGATGGGGCGCGATGCCGGGCATATCGCGCTGGCTGCCGGCATTGCCGGCGGCGCGGATGTGATCCTGATCCCCGAAATTCCATACGACATCAACAAGGTCGCCGCGCATATCCGCAAGATCCACGAACGCGGCCGCAGCTTCGCGCTCGTCGTGGTGTCCGAAGCGGTCAAAACGGTATCCGGCAGCGCCATAACCAAGGAATTCAGCGGCGGGCAAAAGCGCCTCGGCGGCATCGGCGCCTATATCGCCGAGCAGATCACCGAGCTTTGCAAGGCGGAAACCCGCGTCACCGTGCTCGGGCATGTGCAGCGCGGGGGGCAACCGAGCGCGCAAGACAGGTTGCTCGCTTCCGCCTTCGGGGTGCGTGCGGTCGATCTGATCAGGGAAGGCAAATCTTATCGTATGGTTGCGTGGTCGAACCGCGAAGTGGTTGATGTCCCCATCGCGGAAGCCATTAAGCACTATCAGGTTGTGGAAAAGCACGGAACGTTAATGCGCACAGCACGCGGACTTGATATCTGCTTCGGTGATTGATTCGCTTTTCTCTCTATATAGAAAAGCTTAGCGCCTGCATGCGATAGTTAGCCGTTTTAATTCCTCGTTAAGGTAAAGATTCAGTTACAGCTTTTTGGAATCCCTGAATAATTCTTCCGGAAGCGAAATCTTATTGCGAATCTAGCTGTCAAGGACTCTTTGCAAAAATCGGTCACGGATTCGGGTGTATAGTTTTGTTGCTCGCCCGAAACAAGGAGAAGCCGATGTCTCTGGTCAAGAGAATAGAAACATTGCGTAACCGCCATTCCGAGCTTGATGCAATCCTCCATGATGAAGAACACAGGCCGCTACCGGACATCAGCCGTGTTCACCGCTTCAAGCGCGAAAAGCTGAAAATCAAGGACGAGATCACGCGATTATCGTCCTTCGTCCCCTATAACCAAGAAGCCCAGCGCCGGAGCGCGTAGAAAAGGCACATCCCCCCCTGAAATTACCCCCGGTCCCGCTGGGAAACCTGTCAGGGCCGGGGGTTTTTATGTCTGCGCCACGCGTTTGATGAAATCCGCGAAGAACCCGAGGCTTTCGGGGTTGGCCAGTGCCGTCTGGTTCGTGACCGGCCTGCCCTGAAACATATTGATCACCGCCATCTCTGCCTTCTTGGCATTGCGGGTCACGGGAATATCCGGCGCTTCATGGATTTCATCCGGCACATGCCGGGGCGATCCCTTGTCGCGCATATGCTT encodes the following:
- a CDS encoding DUF465 domain-containing protein, with protein sequence MIVDQEQLVEKLATLKAEHRDLDDAITALSQRTVPDLIQVQRLKKRKLQVKDQIAKLENMLMPDIIA
- a CDS encoding ATP-dependent 6-phosphofructokinase, yielding MKRIAILTSGGDCAGLNAIIRSAVLRAASYGWEMLGILDGAHGLFFDPPQVQPLTVQDVDTLMLRRGGTILGTTNKGDPFAYPMPDGTVKDRSDELLVQWNKLGCDALIGIGGDGSQAILLKLAQKGGFNLIGVPKTIDNDLGMTETSVGFDTAVAVATEALDRLQPTAASHDRIMVLEVMGRDAGHIALAAGIAGGADVILIPEIPYDINKVAAHIRKIHERGRSFALVVVSEAVKTVSGSAITKEFSGGQKRLGGIGAYIAEQITELCKAETRVTVLGHVQRGGQPSAQDRLLASAFGVRAVDLIREGKSYRMVAWSNREVVDVPIAEAIKHYQVVEKHGTLMRTARGLDICFGD
- a CDS encoding DUF465 domain-containing protein yields the protein MSLVKRIETLRNRHSELDAILHDEEHRPLPDISRVHRFKREKLKIKDEITRLSSFVPYNQEAQRRSA